Proteins from one Sphingomonas sp. HF-S4 genomic window:
- a CDS encoding DNA -binding domain-containing protein, with protein MSRSGALTVAICPPLPAQSAGVAKHDRADFAQEFLRRNAAYRAGWARLGAAGANAGVRDDARRWGLCTLFDPARSARAAPAIWRAEAASQIVSLAPAPHLSDAAPLPDMRPCAEFGDDHARNIVVDRDGVRHRLRLLAPEPDARLAILLPPLGDALRAAACDAARRMIAGLAVAEPASALRPSVLQRQRLALLLRVLDASLAGAGNREIGTGIVYPWLAGTDATAWKSTGERRRVQRLLAEARHLAAGGYRGLLKP; from the coding sequence TTGTCCCGGTCCGGAGCGCTTACCGTCGCCATCTGCCCGCCTTTACCGGCGCAATCCGCCGGCGTCGCGAAGCACGATCGCGCCGATTTCGCGCAGGAGTTCCTGCGGCGGAATGCGGCCTATCGCGCCGGCTGGGCACGGCTGGGCGCGGCGGGGGCGAATGCGGGAGTGCGCGACGACGCGCGCCGCTGGGGCCTCTGCACGTTGTTCGATCCCGCGCGTTCGGCGCGCGCGGCCCCTGCGATCTGGCGCGCGGAGGCGGCCTCGCAAATCGTCTCGCTCGCGCCGGCGCCGCACCTTTCAGATGCCGCGCCGCTTCCTGATATGCGGCCCTGCGCGGAATTCGGCGACGACCATGCGCGCAACATTGTCGTCGATCGCGACGGCGTGCGTCATCGTTTGCGCCTGTTGGCGCCCGAGCCGGACGCGCGCTTGGCGATCCTCCTGCCGCCGCTCGGCGATGCGCTTCGCGCCGCTGCGTGCGATGCGGCACGGCGGATGATCGCAGGCCTGGCGGTTGCCGAGCCCGCCTCGGCGCTTCGCCCAAGCGTGCTTCAGCGCCAGCGATTGGCGCTGCTCCTGCGCGTCCTCGACGCATCGCTCGCGGGTGCCGGCAATCGCGAGATCGGCACTGGGATCGTCTATCCTTGGCTGGCGGGAACCGACGCGACCGCATGGAAGTCGACAGGCGAGCGGCGGCGCGTCCAGCGCCTGCTCGCCGAGGCCCGGCATCTCGCCGCCGGCGGCTATCGCGGCCTGCTCAAACCCTGA
- a CDS encoding sigma factor-like helix-turn-helix DNA-binding protein produces the protein MTSELIRLRRALDCMPEADRRVFELARFDALDYLEIADRLCLTVQQVEDRMASAIRHLADYDQAR, from the coding sequence ATGACATCTGAGCTGATCCGCCTGCGCCGCGCCCTCGACTGCATGCCCGAGGCGGACCGCCGCGTGTTCGAACTCGCCAGGTTCGACGCACTCGATTACCTCGAGATCGCCGACAGGCTCTGCCTGACCGTGCAACAGGTCGAGGACCGCATGGCAAGCGCGATCCGGCATTTGGCCGATTATGATCAGGCGCGTTGA
- the darG gene encoding type II toxin-antitoxin system antitoxin DNA ADP-ribosyl glycohydrolase DarG, whose product MTITFTQGNLLDAEAEALVNTVNTVGVMGKGVALMFKEAYPENFKEYEAAARAKSLHVGKMFVTRRDAFIGPKWIVNFPTKAHWRYPSRIEWIEQGLEDLLQFISENKVRSIALPPLGAGNGGLDWNEVRALMAEKLGKLDAVSVLIYEPTRQYQNVAKRSGVEKLTPARAAIAELVRRYAILGIECSLLEVQKLGYFLERFSGKLGLPPFEFEFGANRYGPYSEKMRHMLNGLDGSYLHSDKRLADAGPFEAIRFDEARREAVTLYMKTEGKTHWSAVQATSDLIDGFESPLGMELLATVDWLCQMGVEANVEPIRAALASWPGGQASAERKLKLFDDRIIVIAIDALKTAGLVH is encoded by the coding sequence ATGACAATCACCTTCACGCAAGGAAACCTCCTCGATGCCGAGGCTGAGGCGCTGGTCAACACCGTCAACACAGTTGGCGTGATGGGCAAGGGCGTCGCGCTTATGTTCAAAGAGGCATACCCGGAGAACTTCAAGGAGTATGAGGCTGCCGCGCGCGCCAAGAGCCTGCATGTCGGCAAAATGTTCGTAACTCGCCGCGACGCTTTTATCGGCCCGAAGTGGATCGTGAACTTCCCCACCAAGGCTCATTGGCGATATCCGTCACGGATCGAATGGATTGAGCAAGGGCTGGAAGACCTTCTCCAGTTCATTTCCGAGAATAAGGTCCGCTCGATCGCACTGCCGCCGCTCGGTGCCGGCAATGGTGGGCTCGACTGGAATGAGGTACGCGCGTTGATGGCCGAGAAGCTCGGCAAGCTCGATGCCGTGTCGGTGCTGATCTACGAGCCGACCCGGCAATATCAAAATGTCGCAAAGCGAAGCGGCGTCGAGAAATTGACGCCGGCGCGCGCGGCGATCGCGGAGCTGGTGCGGCGATACGCCATCTTGGGCATCGAATGCTCGCTGCTCGAAGTACAGAAGCTCGGATATTTCCTTGAGCGGTTCAGCGGCAAGCTTGGTCTGCCACCCTTCGAATTCGAGTTTGGGGCCAATCGCTACGGCCCCTACTCCGAGAAGATGCGTCATATGTTGAACGGGCTGGACGGAAGTTACCTGCACAGCGACAAGCGGCTGGCGGATGCGGGTCCGTTTGAAGCGATCCGGTTCGACGAAGCGCGCCGTGAGGCTGTCACCTTGTACATGAAGACGGAGGGGAAAACCCATTGGTCGGCTGTGCAAGCGACCTCCGACCTTATCGACGGGTTCGAGTCTCCACTAGGTATGGAGTTGCTCGCGACTGTCGACTGGCTCTGCCAGATGGGTGTCGAGGCGAATGTCGAACCGATCCGGGCTGCGCTGGCGAGCTGGCCAGGGGGCCAAGCATCGGCCGAGCGGAAGCTGAAGCTGTTCGACGACCGCATCATCGTGATCGCCATCGATGCTCTGAAGACGGCGGGCCTCGTCCACTAA
- a CDS encoding DUF2840 domain-containing protein: protein MSGGSGLAAARGVVPAPVQRSPATGTTTVELTWIEQATERWIRFGTPILDQVLDRRRRLLTFAPNSVFAFVRWASNDYGTTLSRLDIVRAVGPDEGYSTLPCVTPGGELLLHLGGWPRVRAGLATIDAVEDLGIDPAAVSHDYWRHAHNRLIAGHRPRAYSRDRHRAWLLRRELGA, encoded by the coding sequence ATGAGCGGCGGTTCCGGCCTTGCTGCTGCGCGCGGCGTTGTCCCCGCACCGGTACAACGCTCTCCCGCGACGGGGACAACCACGGTCGAGCTGACCTGGATCGAGCAGGCGACCGAGCGCTGGATTCGCTTCGGAACGCCGATCCTCGACCAGGTTCTGGATCGTCGGCGCCGCCTGCTCACCTTCGCGCCGAACAGCGTGTTCGCCTTCGTGCGCTGGGCTTCGAACGATTACGGCACGACGCTGTCGCGGCTCGACATCGTGCGCGCCGTCGGTCCCGACGAGGGCTATTCGACGCTGCCCTGCGTCACCCCCGGCGGCGAGTTGCTGCTGCATCTTGGCGGCTGGCCGCGCGTGCGCGCCGGCCTCGCGACGATCGATGCCGTCGAGGATCTCGGCATCGATCCAGCCGCTGTGTCGCACGATTATTGGCGCCATGCGCACAACCGCCTGATCGCCGGCCATCGCCCCCGCGCCTATTCGCGCGACCGGCATCGCGCCTGGCTGCTGCGCCGGGAACTCGGCGCATGA
- a CDS encoding DUF2493 domain-containing protein — protein sequence MTLDRTNDAPEQSPLADMLQELELYGRRPFDDELDPRPLPEGRLVEAAAADSFDAMVACLADTRLEPDMEDLLWGFTNVFHRAGERIERELDANEHAQRRLQREQDGSEVKSVELETLIAEGRTMIERRDAMEAFREAFAEQFRHYLRKAWLPRSGSMLNRRAMTAAVIESREFVNGRRWTDSQLLLPPGERIYVSGGADYNDHHEIWRILDEVHARNPQMVLLHGASRTGAERIAALWAAQRDVPQVPFAPDFTKHSRAAAPFKRNDKVLSIMPRGIIIFPGGGIQDNLFDKARAAGIAVIDRRRR from the coding sequence ATGACCCTCGATCGAACCAACGACGCGCCCGAGCAATCGCCGCTGGCAGACATGCTCCAGGAGCTCGAACTCTATGGACGCAGGCCCTTTGACGACGAGCTCGATCCGCGGCCTTTGCCCGAAGGACGCCTCGTCGAGGCCGCCGCTGCCGACAGCTTCGACGCGATGGTTGCCTGCCTCGCCGACACCAGGCTCGAGCCCGACATGGAAGACCTGCTCTGGGGGTTCACCAACGTCTTCCACCGCGCGGGCGAGCGGATCGAGCGCGAGCTCGACGCCAACGAGCACGCGCAGCGCCGCCTCCAGCGCGAGCAAGACGGCAGCGAGGTCAAGTCGGTCGAGCTCGAGACGTTGATCGCCGAAGGGCGCACCATGATCGAACGACGCGATGCCATGGAAGCATTCCGCGAAGCCTTTGCCGAGCAGTTCCGCCACTATCTCCGCAAGGCCTGGCTGCCGCGCTCGGGCTCGATGCTCAACCGCCGTGCGATGACCGCCGCAGTGATCGAGAGCCGCGAATTCGTGAACGGCCGCCGCTGGACCGACAGTCAGTTGCTCCTTCCGCCGGGCGAGCGGATCTATGTCAGCGGCGGTGCCGACTACAACGACCATCACGAGATCTGGCGTATCCTCGACGAGGTCCACGCCCGCAATCCGCAGATGGTGCTGCTGCACGGCGCGTCGCGTACCGGTGCCGAACGCATCGCGGCCCTCTGGGCGGCGCAGCGCGATGTCCCGCAAGTCCCCTTCGCTCCGGACTTCACCAAGCACAGCCGGGCTGCCGCGCCGTTCAAGCGCAACGACAAGGTGCTGTCGATCATGCCGCGCGGCATCATCATCTTCCCCGGTGGCGGCATCCAGGACAATCTGTTCGACAAGGCGCGCGCAGCGGGCATCGCCGTCATCGACCGGCGACGGCGCTGA
- a CDS encoding DUF736 domain-containing protein, translating to MANIGSFKKVGEEFQGSIVTLSVQAKGVRIVPEDNRPNENAPTHRVYVGRAEIGAAWAKTSAEQRDYLAVKLDDPSFTAPIYANLFADEGGDTHSLIWSRPRRASND from the coding sequence ATGGCGAACATCGGCAGCTTCAAGAAGGTCGGCGAGGAATTCCAGGGCTCGATCGTGACTCTCAGCGTCCAGGCCAAGGGCGTCCGGATCGTTCCGGAAGACAATCGCCCGAACGAGAATGCGCCCACCCACCGGGTCTATGTCGGCCGCGCGGAGATCGGCGCCGCCTGGGCCAAGACCTCCGCCGAGCAGCGCGACTATCTCGCGGTCAAGCTCGACGATCCCAGCTTCACCGCTCCCATTTACGCCAACCTCTTCGCCGACGAAGGCGGCGACACCCACAGCCTGATCTGGTCGCGCCCGCGCCGCGCCAGCAACGACTGA
- a CDS encoding HEPN domain-containing protein, whose protein sequence is MRVDLDHLPEAQQAELARVRQTLMDEFANAISTSTQPWKKNGKILKIILFGSYARDDWVDEPENGYQSDFDLLVIVSHEDLTDVAGYWYIAEDKIQHDPAVQRPVNIIVHTLDEVNKALQRGEYFWVDIVRDGVVLYELPNHALATPKPLTALDAYSMASRYYNEQLTSVDEWIELASVAIAKGDVGSWRKKAAFNLHQATETSYACFLLVWTLYFPRSHNIKFLRSLAEDKESRLIDPWPRETRADRRRFELLKRAYVEARYSPSYEIGVDDLDALSSAVTRLRNVVEHLCIERLEGLKFDVHPH, encoded by the coding sequence ATGCGTGTCGACCTCGACCATCTCCCCGAAGCCCAGCAGGCCGAACTGGCGCGCGTGCGCCAGACGCTGATGGACGAGTTCGCCAACGCGATCTCGACCTCCACGCAGCCGTGGAAGAAGAACGGCAAGATCCTCAAGATCATTCTGTTCGGCAGCTATGCGCGCGACGACTGGGTCGACGAGCCCGAGAACGGCTATCAGTCGGACTTCGACCTGCTCGTGATCGTCAGCCACGAGGACCTGACTGACGTCGCTGGCTATTGGTACATCGCCGAGGACAAGATCCAGCACGACCCCGCCGTGCAGAGGCCCGTCAATATCATCGTCCACACGCTCGACGAGGTGAACAAAGCGCTCCAGCGGGGTGAGTATTTCTGGGTCGATATCGTGCGGGATGGGGTGGTGCTGTACGAGCTCCCCAACCACGCGCTTGCAACGCCTAAGCCTCTTACCGCCTTGGACGCCTATTCAATGGCGTCTCGATACTACAACGAACAACTTACGTCGGTCGATGAGTGGATCGAATTGGCTTCCGTCGCGATCGCTAAAGGCGATGTGGGTAGTTGGCGTAAGAAGGCAGCCTTCAATCTTCATCAAGCAACTGAAACCAGCTACGCGTGCTTTCTATTGGTTTGGACGCTGTACTTCCCGCGTTCTCATAATATCAAATTTCTTCGATCCCTCGCCGAGGACAAGGAATCGAGACTTATCGATCCGTGGCCGCGGGAGACCCGCGCTGATCGTCGGCGATTTGAGCTCCTCAAGCGCGCCTATGTCGAAGCCCGCTACTCGCCAAGCTACGAAATTGGTGTGGACGACTTGGATGCGCTTTCATCAGCAGTGACGCGGCTTCGAAATGTCGTTGAGCACCTTTGTATTGAGCGGCTCGAAGGGCTGAAGTTCGATGTGCATCCTCACTGA
- the darT gene encoding type II toxin-antitoxin system toxin DNA ADP-ribosyl transferase DarT: MSSDLLNPEKALIFRIVHKDNIGKVLSDGCHCRSTTDGARYVEIGNQELIHKRTTRKVPCGPGGTLADYVPFYFTPYSPMLYNIKTGYGVPQKPLRDIVILVSSLRTLRKQSVDFVFSDRHAYLKTAQFSDDLGDLDWIIWPVLQARDFRKDDIDKFEKYQAEALVYKHVPVHALVGIVCYDAAMRDWVEELAAARHADVKVRARNSWYL, translated from the coding sequence ATGTCAAGCGACCTACTCAATCCCGAAAAGGCACTCATCTTCCGGATCGTTCACAAAGATAATATCGGCAAGGTGCTGAGCGACGGCTGTCATTGCCGAAGCACGACCGATGGAGCCCGCTACGTTGAAATCGGCAATCAGGAACTAATTCACAAGCGAACGACGCGGAAGGTCCCTTGCGGCCCGGGCGGCACGCTCGCCGACTACGTACCGTTCTACTTCACGCCTTATTCGCCGATGTTGTACAACATCAAGACGGGATACGGTGTCCCTCAAAAGCCGCTGCGAGACATCGTCATCCTCGTTTCATCTCTGAGGACGCTGCGGAAGCAGAGCGTCGATTTCGTGTTCAGCGATCGACACGCATATCTGAAGACGGCGCAATTTTCCGACGACCTCGGTGATCTGGACTGGATTATCTGGCCTGTGTTGCAGGCACGAGATTTCAGGAAAGACGACATCGACAAATTCGAGAAATATCAGGCCGAGGCACTGGTCTACAAGCACGTGCCCGTGCATGCCCTTGTTGGCATAGTCTGCTATGATGCCGCCATGCGCGACTGGGTCGAGGAACTCGCAGCCGCTCGTCATGCCGATGTCAAAGTCCGCGCTCGGAACAGTTGGTACCTATGA
- a CDS encoding HsdM family class I SAM-dependent methyltransferase, which translates to MSSPGGRPALVDNLLPFGAQADDLRLFDADGPGLLPYATLLSARAAGDDVLANIAAVYEWQDAPLIFLIDADDVANDEQLHRIRRLLAMRGDAPYVGLVGPGQLLVYHLALDSKAPEQARVELDPSTQARGTTFAQLANKRPDAERKKTDWISDVVLNLLTGSIDTLISKHRIADEDAISLVGRALFTRFMADRGLLPSRMASAAASLFDDADRAKATSTWLDDTFNGDLLPLSEGLFARLDRASCHVLGNVLRRANGDQLFLGWEERWDNLDFAHIPVGVLSQAYELYLRNHAPARQRRQGGFYTPRPIADLLVRASFRALNRQEPVRASRILDPAAGAGVFLLTAFRELVAAHWRMTGVRPDTATLRNILYHQVCGFDIDEAALRFAELGLYLISIELDPDPRPAEKLRFKELRGTVLRLLNTHEGIGGDLGSLGPLVGNEHNSAYDLVVGNPPWSSGTGLRDWNLVTTTVSQIAKSREVIGSAPVPNEVLDLPFVWRAMEWAKPGGQISFALHARLLFQQGDGMDEARLALFQALDVTSIINGTDLRQTKVWPEIAAPFCLLIATNRLPSSSGGFRLISPRVERSLNASGVMRVDAINAEIVSVHELAETPEVLKILFRGSKADLGILRRIRSQGHRTLETFWRETFGLVDGRNLRGSGNGYQRLRPSSRPVRGGDGLPGYDASSLHGLPEITAGTFTPIMIDAQQLKPFSHQRVHRLRARELFNGPLVVVHKSPPVSSGRIGVAISTTDAIFNETFYGYSPPDCADATELTHYLALVLGSRLVTWFALVTSGEFGFEREVVEKVIVDHVPLPEYRDLTSTQREEVRALYTDLSAGLCSWDAVDDWVAELYGLSERDLQVISDTLEFNLPFSTNRREAERPPSTDEQSLFCDILLGELRPWTDRFGTSVQVRAVSQPATSPWQALEISVGDDHEESSIGWEGLLQVADHAAATEILLRQTSGLRIGRLAQRRYWSVTQARLLAQRIGWSHLDLLQGRVEG; encoded by the coding sequence GTGAGCTCCCCCGGTGGCCGGCCCGCGCTTGTCGACAATCTCCTGCCGTTCGGCGCGCAGGCCGACGATCTGCGCTTGTTCGACGCCGATGGACCTGGCTTGCTACCTTATGCGACGTTGCTCTCGGCGCGCGCGGCAGGTGATGACGTGCTGGCGAATATCGCGGCTGTTTACGAGTGGCAGGACGCCCCACTGATCTTCCTCATCGATGCCGACGACGTGGCAAATGACGAGCAATTGCATCGCATCCGGCGCCTCCTCGCCATGCGCGGCGATGCGCCCTATGTGGGCCTCGTCGGACCGGGCCAACTGCTCGTGTATCATCTGGCACTCGACAGCAAGGCGCCGGAACAAGCGCGTGTCGAACTCGACCCGTCCACGCAGGCCCGCGGCACCACCTTCGCGCAATTGGCCAATAAGCGTCCCGACGCCGAGCGGAAGAAGACCGATTGGATCTCTGACGTCGTCCTTAATCTTCTGACGGGCTCGATAGACACCCTGATTTCGAAGCACCGCATCGCGGATGAAGATGCGATTTCGTTGGTGGGACGGGCCCTGTTCACGCGCTTCATGGCGGATCGAGGTCTGTTGCCCTCGAGGATGGCAAGCGCAGCCGCCTCCCTTTTCGATGATGCCGACCGCGCCAAAGCTACATCGACTTGGCTCGACGACACGTTCAACGGCGACCTACTTCCGCTCAGCGAAGGTCTATTCGCACGCTTGGACAGGGCAAGCTGCCATGTGCTTGGTAACGTGCTGCGGCGAGCAAATGGCGATCAGTTGTTCCTCGGCTGGGAAGAGCGCTGGGACAATCTTGATTTCGCGCACATTCCCGTCGGCGTGCTCAGCCAAGCTTATGAGCTTTATCTGCGCAATCACGCTCCGGCACGGCAGCGCCGTCAAGGCGGCTTCTATACGCCGCGTCCAATCGCCGACCTGCTCGTGCGCGCCTCGTTTCGCGCGCTGAACCGGCAGGAGCCGGTGCGTGCGTCCCGAATCCTCGACCCGGCGGCCGGTGCTGGAGTCTTCCTGCTGACGGCTTTCCGAGAGCTGGTCGCAGCGCATTGGCGAATGACCGGCGTGCGCCCGGATACCGCGACGCTGCGCAATATCCTTTATCATCAAGTATGCGGGTTCGACATTGACGAGGCCGCGCTGCGGTTCGCGGAACTCGGACTGTATCTGATCTCGATTGAACTCGATCCCGATCCCCGCCCTGCAGAGAAACTCCGGTTTAAGGAGTTGCGCGGAACCGTGCTGCGGCTGCTCAACACGCATGAGGGGATCGGCGGAGACTTGGGCAGTTTAGGCCCCCTCGTCGGCAACGAACATAACAGCGCCTACGATCTCGTCGTGGGTAACCCCCCTTGGTCGAGCGGCACCGGCCTCCGCGATTGGAACCTCGTTACCACGACCGTCTCGCAGATCGCAAAATCGCGAGAGGTCATCGGGTCGGCCCCTGTCCCCAACGAAGTCCTCGATCTCCCGTTCGTCTGGCGGGCGATGGAATGGGCGAAGCCCGGTGGGCAGATTTCTTTCGCGCTTCACGCCCGCCTGCTCTTTCAGCAGGGTGATGGGATGGATGAGGCGCGGCTGGCGCTGTTTCAAGCACTTGATGTCACTTCGATCATTAATGGTACCGATTTGCGCCAGACGAAGGTCTGGCCAGAGATCGCGGCGCCTTTCTGCCTCCTGATCGCGACCAACCGCCTACCATCGTCGAGCGGGGGCTTCCGCCTCATCAGCCCGAGGGTGGAACGGTCGCTTAACGCCAGCGGCGTGATGAGGGTCGACGCCATTAATGCGGAAATCGTCTCCGTCCACGAGCTCGCCGAGACACCCGAGGTGCTGAAAATCCTGTTCCGCGGCAGCAAGGCCGACCTCGGTATTCTGCGGCGCATCCGCAGCCAGGGTCACAGGACGCTGGAGACATTCTGGCGCGAGACTTTCGGCCTCGTAGATGGTCGAAATCTGCGAGGAAGTGGCAATGGATACCAGCGGCTACGCCCGAGCAGTAGGCCGGTCCGCGGCGGCGACGGACTGCCTGGTTACGACGCCTCATCGCTTCACGGGCTGCCGGAAATAACAGCGGGCACGTTCACGCCGATTATGATCGACGCGCAGCAGCTCAAGCCGTTCTCGCATCAGCGGGTCCACCGGCTGCGCGCGCGCGAGCTGTTCAACGGCCCACTGGTTGTCGTCCACAAGTCTCCGCCGGTCAGCTCGGGGAGGATAGGCGTTGCCATCTCGACGACTGACGCGATCTTCAACGAGACCTTCTACGGCTATAGCCCGCCTGATTGCGCCGATGCGACGGAGCTCACCCACTATCTGGCGCTAGTGCTCGGTAGCCGGTTGGTGACCTGGTTCGCGCTAGTGACGAGCGGCGAATTCGGCTTTGAGCGAGAGGTCGTCGAGAAGGTCATCGTCGATCACGTGCCACTGCCTGAATATCGTGACCTTACGTCCACGCAGCGAGAAGAAGTCCGCGCTCTCTACACGGACCTGAGCGCGGGGCTGTGCAGCTGGGACGCGGTCGATGACTGGGTCGCCGAGCTTTACGGGCTGAGCGAGCGTGACCTCCAGGTGATCTCCGACACGCTCGAGTTCAACTTACCATTTTCGACGAACCGGCGCGAGGCCGAGCGGCCGCCATCGACCGATGAACAGTCACTCTTTTGCGACATCCTGCTCGGCGAATTACGTCCTTGGACCGACCGGTTCGGTACGTCGGTCCAAGTCCGCGCCGTGTCGCAGCCGGCGACATCCCCATGGCAGGCATTGGAAATCAGTGTCGGCGATGATCACGAAGAGTCCAGCATCGGCTGGGAGGGTCTGTTGCAGGTCGCCGATCACGCAGCGGCGACGGAGATACTCTTGAGGCAAACCTCGGGGCTGCGCATCGGGCGCCTTGCGCAGCGCCGCTATTGGAGCGTAACCCAGGCCAGACTGCTCGCCCAGCGGATCGGTTGGTCCCATCTCGACCTGCTGCAGGGCAGAGTCGAGGGATGA
- a CDS encoding helix-turn-helix transcriptional regulator → MTAEPAQRLLRTPDAALLLGLSARTLEKHRCYGTGPVYRKLGARVVYAVEDLVSWAEQGVRRSTSDRGVGTVHPAKPIDPALLERKGAVRR, encoded by the coding sequence ATGACCGCCGAACCCGCCCAGCGACTGCTGCGCACACCCGATGCCGCACTGCTGCTCGGCCTCTCCGCGCGCACGCTCGAGAAGCATCGCTGCTATGGCACCGGCCCCGTCTACCGCAAGCTCGGCGCGCGGGTCGTCTATGCCGTCGAGGATCTGGTCAGCTGGGCCGAGCAGGGCGTTCGCCGCTCGACTTCGGATCGCGGTGTGGGAACCGTCCATCCGGCCAAGCCAATCGATCCCGCCTTGCTCGAGCGCAAAGGCGCGGTGCGGCGATGA
- a CDS encoding XRE family transcriptional regulator, whose amino-acid sequence MAELSKIGLSVRAFAELIGMNPNSISNYARTGELPSHLALIVVLMVGVSELGGDFRQVLSKVALTMKKPRGGARRGHFGGDRQTSMDLRQ is encoded by the coding sequence ATGGCAGAGCTGTCGAAAATCGGCTTGAGCGTGCGAGCGTTCGCCGAGCTGATCGGGATGAATCCCAATTCGATCTCCAACTATGCGCGCACGGGCGAACTGCCCTCGCATCTGGCACTTATCGTTGTGCTGATGGTCGGTGTGAGCGAGCTCGGCGGAGACTTTCGGCAGGTGCTTTCGAAGGTGGCGCTGACGATGAAGAAGCCACGGGGCGGTGCGCGCCGGGGGCATTTCGGGGGCGATCGCCAGACCAGCATGGACTTGCGCCAGTGA
- a CDS encoding DUF7146 domain-containing protein: MSAASDLSRRLARNAEAVCRHYLPAGRREGRYWIVGDALGSAGRSLYVRLKGPDHGRGAAGKWTDAATGAHGDLLDLLALNCGYCRLADTLDEARRFLAMPVTEVPEIVDDAPAPIGSPRAARRLFAASHPIGATLAERYLFSRSITGVRTERWLRFHAACWYRPDRDDVASTPAAMPALIAAVTDVDGVIIGVHRTWLDSSGSGKARVAVPRRAMGKLLGHGVRFGAAGPVMVAGEGIETVLSLRMAMPRLPMIAALSAAHLAAIRFPPPLRRLYVAREEDGAGRAAFGTLVTRATAAGIELLPLESVLDDFNADLCASGTGKLAERLRPQLRTEDYAAFL, translated from the coding sequence ATGTCGGCAGCGTCGGATCTCTCGCGCCGGCTCGCGCGCAATGCCGAAGCCGTGTGCCGCCACTACCTCCCTGCCGGTCGTCGCGAGGGCCGCTACTGGATCGTGGGCGACGCGCTGGGCTCGGCCGGGCGCAGCCTTTATGTGCGCCTGAAGGGTCCAGATCATGGCCGCGGCGCCGCCGGCAAATGGACCGACGCCGCGACCGGTGCGCATGGCGACCTGCTCGACCTGCTGGCGCTCAACTGCGGCTATTGCCGGCTCGCCGACACGCTCGACGAGGCGCGGCGCTTTCTCGCAATGCCCGTGACTGAGGTTCCCGAAATTGTCGATGACGCGCCCGCGCCCATCGGTTCGCCCCGAGCGGCCCGGCGGCTGTTCGCGGCATCGCACCCGATCGGAGCGACGCTTGCCGAACGCTACCTGTTCTCCCGAAGTATCACCGGCGTTCGAACCGAGCGGTGGCTGCGCTTTCATGCCGCGTGCTGGTACCGCCCCGACCGCGACGATGTCGCATCCACGCCTGCCGCCATGCCCGCGCTCATCGCTGCCGTCACCGACGTCGACGGCGTGATCATAGGCGTCCATCGCACCTGGCTCGACAGCAGCGGCAGCGGCAAGGCGCGGGTGGCGGTCCCGCGCCGCGCCATGGGCAAGTTACTCGGGCATGGTGTCCGCTTTGGTGCCGCGGGCCCGGTCATGGTCGCCGGCGAAGGCATCGAGACCGTCCTGTCGCTGCGCATGGCGATGCCGCGCTTGCCTATGATCGCCGCCCTGTCGGCCGCGCACCTCGCCGCGATCCGCTTTCCCCCGCCTTTGCGCCGTCTCTATGTCGCACGCGAGGAGGATGGCGCCGGCCGCGCTGCCTTTGGCACGCTCGTGACGCGGGCCACTGCGGCAGGCATCGAGCTCCTGCCGCTGGAGTCAGTGCTCGACGACTTCAACGCCGACCTGTGCGCATCCGGAACCGGGAAGCTCGCAGAACGGCTGCGTCCCCAGTTGCGGACCGAGGATTATGCCGCGTTCCTTTGA